In Phormidium yuhuli AB48, one genomic interval encodes:
- a CDS encoding nucleotidyltransferase domain-containing protein, with product MAKPTQSGETQTITLATTHPTVPHAVGLFCASCFVAIDRFCIVDSRLIEVCRTCMNRYDRTVAAQFRQRLEKLTPVSDLRVFGSRARGNATPESDLDIFIQLPTLEAELYSQIIDLAWDVGFEADQVISVFIVTDGDVQDGAIGASSIVANIVNEGIPL from the coding sequence ATGGCGAAACCAACCCAATCCGGCGAAACCCAAACCATCACCCTCGCCACAACACACCCAACCGTTCCCCATGCGGTGGGGCTTTTTTGTGCGTCTTGTTTCGTGGCGATCGATCGGTTTTGTATAGTAGACTCAAGATTGATTGAAGTTTGTAGAACCTGCATGAATCGCTACGATCGCACAGTAGCCGCACAATTTCGACAGCGACTAGAAAAACTCACGCCCGTTTCCGATCTGCGTGTGTTCGGTTCGCGGGCGCGGGGCAACGCAACGCCAGAATCAGATTTAGATATCTTCATTCAGCTTCCGACCCTGGAAGCAGAGCTATACAGTCAGATTATCGACCTGGCTTGGGATGTGGGATTTGAAGCCGATCAGGTGATTTCAGTGTTTATTGTGACCGATGGTGACGTGCAGGACGGAGCGATTGGTGCGAGTTCGATCGTGGCAAACATCGTGAATGAAGGAATTCCCCTGTGA
- a CDS encoding HEPN domain-containing protein, whose product MSDRQLSQLIALRVQQAQQALRSAAILLDSNDIQGSVNRSYYAMFYVLSALLETRKLATSKHSGAIGLFDREFVKTGDFDKALSRRLHRAFEFRQASDYSPTVTVSYEQASELQQDAIEFVEALQHYLDTK is encoded by the coding sequence GTGAGCGATCGCCAGCTATCACAATTGATTGCCTTGCGCGTGCAACAGGCACAGCAGGCACTACGCTCAGCCGCGATCTTGCTCGATAGTAACGACATTCAAGGCTCAGTTAATCGCTCCTACTACGCGATGTTCTACGTACTCTCAGCACTGCTCGAAACTCGCAAACTCGCGACCTCGAAGCATAGCGGTGCAATCGGTCTGTTTGATCGAGAATTCGTCAAAACAGGGGACTTTGATAAAGCACTGTCGCGACGCTTACATCGTGCTTTTGAATTCAGGCAAGCGAGCGACTACAGCCCGACAGTAACGGTCAGCTACGAACAAGCATCAGAACTACAGCAAGATGCCATTGAATTTGTTGAGGCTCTACAGCATTATCTCGATACGAAGTAA
- a CDS encoding Uma2 family endonuclease, protein MVTTTAKLTLDEYREQEAIAQVRHEYRNGDLIEMPGGSVNHSHLLMALYVLFESMLDNADYEAFNSDMRLWIPERNQATYPDLMVVTGEPIVNGDRRDEIVNPTLIAEVLSPSTSSYDRGDTFAAYRTVPSFQEYLLVEQERPAIEHYWKTDDGRWHLEELRGLDAVVNLEHLPVQLAVAQLYRRVRFEGS, encoded by the coding sequence ATGGTTACAACTACGGCGAAGCTCACACTTGATGAATATCGCGAACAGGAGGCGATCGCCCAGGTTCGCCACGAATATCGCAATGGAGATCTGATTGAAATGCCCGGAGGTTCGGTGAATCACAGCCACTTGCTGATGGCGCTGTATGTATTGTTTGAGAGCATGTTGGATAACGCAGACTACGAGGCGTTTAATAGCGATATGCGTCTATGGATTCCTGAACGGAACCAGGCAACGTACCCAGATTTGATGGTGGTGACGGGTGAGCCGATCGTGAATGGCGATCGCCGTGATGAAATTGTGAATCCGACTTTAATTGCAGAGGTGTTGTCGCCGTCAACGTCGAGTTATGATCGCGGCGATACGTTTGCGGCCTACCGGACGGTTCCTAGTTTTCAGGAGTATCTTTTGGTTGAGCAAGAGCGTCCCGCGATCGAGCATTACTGGAAGACGGATGACGGGCGTTGGCATTTGGAGGAGTTGCGCGGCCTGGATGCGGTGGTGAATCTGGAACATTTGCCGGTGCAGTTAGCTGTAGCGCAGCTATACCGTCGGGTGCGTTTTGAGGGGTCGTAA
- a CDS encoding Uma2 family endonuclease yields MRQTLQLNLPNSVKFHVTAEQFATLATHNRDLRLERTATGELIVNPPTGWETGKRNISISGQLYRWYEDNDYPGEVFDSSSGFTLPDGAILSPDTSWVSSERWNALTDTQRDTFPHICPDFVVELRSQSDALKVIQAKMQEYLANGTRLGWLIDPKRQIVEIYRASGEPEVLSRPANLSGEDVLPGFVLKLDRIWK; encoded by the coding sequence ATGCGCCAAACCCTACAACTGAATCTCCCCAACAGCGTCAAATTCCACGTCACCGCCGAACAGTTCGCCACCCTCGCCACCCACAACCGCGACCTACGCCTAGAACGCACCGCCACCGGAGAACTCATTGTGAACCCACCCACCGGCTGGGAAACCGGCAAACGCAATATCAGCATCAGCGGTCAGCTCTATCGCTGGTACGAAGACAACGATTACCCCGGAGAAGTTTTCGACTCCTCCAGCGGATTCACCTTACCTGATGGTGCCATCTTATCTCCCGACACCTCCTGGGTCAGCTCGGAGCGTTGGAACGCCCTCACCGATACCCAGCGCGACACCTTCCCCCACATTTGCCCTGACTTCGTGGTAGAACTCCGTTCCCAATCCGACGCCCTCAAGGTCATACAGGCTAAAATGCAGGAATACCTTGCCAACGGAACGCGACTTGGTTGGCTCATCGACCCGAAACGCCAGATTGTAGAAATCTATCGCGCCAGCGGAGAACCCGAAGTGTTGTCTCGTCCAGCCAACTTGTCCGGCGAAGATGTCCTTCCGGGATTCGTCCTCAAGCTCGATCGCATTTGGAAATAG
- a CDS encoding DUF6883 domain-containing protein, which produces MNVAPRTITQAGFTLEESPALDSALRKLVRDYEAVFDRADEYGTYYRVTGNLEGLNGLRLAVVTIWIERTVNNSFQFVTLFPSKDKS; this is translated from the coding sequence ATTAATGTCGCCCCCCGCACCATAACGCAGGCAGGCTTTACACTAGAAGAGAGTCCAGCACTAGATTCAGCACTCCGAAAGCTCGTTCGCGATTACGAAGCGGTGTTCGATCGCGCAGACGAATACGGCACATACTACCGCGTCACTGGCAATCTGGAAGGCTTGAACGGTCTTCGTCTCGCCGTTGTTACAATTTGGATCGAGCGAACCGTTAATAACTCATTTCAATTTGTCACGCTGTTTCCATCGAAGGACAAATCATGA
- a CDS encoding DUF4926 domain-containing protein, with protein sequence MMTPDLYTDVALNRDIPEAGLRCGTVAAFIDRVPHPQGGEDGAILEVFSVTGDTLAVVTVPLSSIEALRDDDLFSIQRLTVR encoded by the coding sequence ATGATGACACCAGATTTATATACAGATGTTGCCCTGAATCGAGACATACCAGAAGCTGGACTACGTTGTGGTACAGTTGCCGCGTTTATCGATCGCGTTCCCCATCCCCAAGGCGGCGAAGATGGTGCAATCTTAGAAGTATTTAGCGTCACTGGCGACACGTTAGCCGTCGTCACCGTCCCACTATCGAGTATCGAAGCCCTACGGGACGATGACCTGTTCTCCATACAGCGCCTCACGGTGCGCTAA